A portion of the Haliaeetus albicilla chromosome 29, bHalAlb1.1, whole genome shotgun sequence genome contains these proteins:
- the UXT gene encoding protein UXT yields MAAVGKAQRYEAFVSDVLQRDLRRVQEQRDGIFEQQAQVLQLRTALARLQEAPTPLRTQVDLGCNFFVTAEVPSPQRVFVALGYGFFAELTLPEALRHLDRRSRLLDRLSESLTRDGAKIRAHIRLVLEGLRELQGLQDPPTTSDP; encoded by the exons ATGGCGGCGGTGGGGAAGGCGCAGCGCTACGAGGCGTTCGTCAGCGACGTGCTGCAGCGCGACTTGCG GCGGGTGCAGGAGCAGCGGGACGGCATCTTCGAGCAGCAGGCCCAGGTGCTGCAGCTCCGCACGGCCCTGGCCCGCCTCCAG GAGGCGCCCACCCCCCTGCGCACCCAGGTCGACCTCGGCTGCAATTTCTTCGTCACAGCGGAAGT gccatCCCCCCAGCGAGTTTTCGTGGCTCTGGGCTACGGGTTCTTTGCGGAGCTGACGTTGCCGGAGGCCCTGCGTCACCTCGATCGTCGCAGCCGCCTCCTCGACCG gcTCAGCGAATCCCTGACGCGGGACGGGGCCAAGATCCGGGCGCACATCAGGCTGGTGCTGGAG ggTCTACGGGAGCTCCAAGGTCTCCAGGACCCTCCAACGACCTCTGACCCCTGA
- the SYN1 gene encoding synapsin-1 — MGISWRGGGGGDPPGAGPGVGGGPGGGGAGRPPRTPPQPPLLLVIAPPGTDWVKLFKGKSVHGDVELRVEQAQFSELSLVASTHGTLSVTIDTPRGGARRVRPDFVLVREPPPEGGAEGAGRRLLVGLHLGGVPSTDPLPALYAFAHPPCLFAQLARLQRELGPEAFPLVPQRFCNRPRGLLTAPTFPVTVMLSPAPAGVGKVRVGTPEALGAVAGAMGGARAGALLLQGVPGGGQRLRVQRIGEEYRALRWPLVAGDPPGEGTQMEPVALSPRHRGWVDACARLFGGVDICGVEALRGPDGREHIVQVLGSWMPLLGPGAAEDRARIVELVLERMRAELPRPRSPSPARPRPQMPATSGSPRPGTPPQQRPPPQGAPPPSGPAQPRPSPQGQPRPLGGGASPRPASPGPAPLRGPAQPRPPGPQTRPQTPPAAGQPHPQAPPTSLQPRPQAPPASSQPRPPVSPSVAQPRPPGPQPRPQTPPPAAQPRPPAPPPAVQPRPQAPSAGMQPRPQAPPTSPQPRSPGPATSPQARPQAPPTSPQPRLQTTPTSPQPRPHAPPTSPQPRLPGSPNSAPKPHPLLLSPAHRAPKPHPPHANPAPKPHPSPPNRPWPPNRAEPSPPAPPPSREGPRASAPCGRASPASSPTEGGPGGPRPPRGGHPGIGGGPPPPACTLKPRPPPLWGGRGGGEQSRVCS, encoded by the exons ATGGGAATTtcctggcgggggggggggggaggggacccccccggggcggggccgggggtgggggggggtcctggggggggaggggcggggagacccccccggacccccccccagcccccgctCCTGCTCGTCATCGCCCCCCCCGGCACCGACTG ggtgaAGCTCTTCAAGGGTAAATCGGTTCATGGGGACGTGGAGCTGCGAGTGGAGCAG GCTCAGTTTTCGGAGCTCTCCTTGGTGGCCTCCACCCATGGCACCCTCAGCGTCACCATCGACACCCCCCGAGGGGGGGCcag gCGGGTGCGCCCCGACTTCGTGCTGGTGCGGGAACCCCCCCCcgaggggggggcggagggggccgggcggcggctgctggtggggctgcacctggggggggtccccagtacGGACCCCCTCCCCGCCCTGTACGCCTTCGCTCATCCCCCCTGCTTG tttgCCCAGTTGGCACGGCTGCAGCGGGAACTGGGCCCCGAAGCCTTTCCCCTGGTCCCACAGCGCTTCTGCAACCGCCCCCGCGGACTG CTGACGGCCCCCACCTTCCCGGTGACGGTGATGCTCAGCCCCGCCCCTGCAGGGGTGGGCAAG GTGCGGGTGGGGACGCCGGAGGCGTTGGGGGCGGTGGCCGGGGCCATGGGCGGAGCCCGGGCGGGGGCCCTCCTCCTCcagggggtcccgggggggggccAGCGCCTGCGGGTGCAACGGATCGGGGAGGAGTACAGGGCCCTGCG gtGGCCACTGGTGGCCGGGGACCCCCCGGGGGAGGGGACGCAGATGGAGCCGGTGGCCCTGAGCCCACG GCACCGTGGTTGGGTGGATGCCTGCGCCCGCCTCTTTGGGGGCGTCGACATCTGCGGGGTGGAGGCTCTGCGGGGGCCCGACGGGCGGGAGCACATCGTCCAG GTGCTGGGCTCCTGGATGCCGTTGCTGGGACCGGGAGCGGCCGAGGATCGGGCCCGCATCGTGGAACTGGTGTTGGAGCGGATGAGGGCGGAGCTGCCCCGCCCACGGAGCCCCTCCCCTGCACGGCCACGCCCACAG ATGCCGGCGACATCAGGGTCCCCCCGGCCGGGGACCCCGCCCCAGCAGCgacccccaccccagg GGGCTCCACCGCCGTCTGGCCCCGCCCAGCCCCGCCCCTCACCTCAAGGGCAGCCCCGCCCTCTGGGAGGCGGGGCCTCACCGCGCCCCGCCTCACCAGGCCCTGCCCCACTGCGAggccctgcccagccccgcCCTCCAGGCCCCCAGACCCGCCCCCAGACCCcacctgctgctgggcagccccACCCACAAGCCCCGCCCACCTCTCTGCAGCCCCGCCCACAAGCCCCACCTGCTTCCTCTCAGCCCCGCCCCCCAGTGTCTCCTTCAGTGGcccagccccgcccccccggcccaCAGCCCCGCCCCCAGACCCCGCCTCCTGCTGCACAACCCCGCCCACCAGCCCCCCCACCTGCTGTGCAGCCCCGCCCCCAAGCCCCATCTGCTGGCATGCAGCCCCGCCCTCAAGCCCCGCCCacttccccccagccccgctccccaggCCCAGCCACCTCTCCTCAAGCCCGCCCTCAGGCCCCGCccacctccccccagccccgcctTCAGACCACGCccacctccccccagccccgccctCATGCCCCACCCACCTCCCCCCAACCCCGCCTCCCGGGATCCCCCAACTCCGCTCCCAAGCCCCACCCACTGCTGCTCAGCCCCGCCCACCGGGCCCCCAAGCCCCACCCACCACACGCCAACCCCGCCCCCAAGCCCCACCCCTCGCCCCCAAACCGACCTTGGCCCCCAAACCGAGCGGAGCCCAGCCCCCCAG CCCCGCCCCCGAGCAGGGAGGGGCCGAGAGCATCCGCTCCCTGCGGCAGAGCTTCGCCAGCCTCTTCGCCGACTGaggggggcccgggggggccgCGACCCCCACGTGGGGGGCACCCCGGCATTGGGGGgggcccccctccccccgcttGTACCCTCAAGCCCCGCCCACCCCCcctttggggggggaggggagggggggaacagTCCCGCGTGTGCTCGTGA
- the CFP gene encoding properdin, whose product MAPIGLLLSLLCAALVVVPAAATPVWCFAQLEEEGGGGACANLLGDEPVPLADCCLNPAYGYKHHPHGHCHTCRQGAWGPWGPWSGCSVTCGEGTERRGRSRDAPGNDRRAWQLRACHLPCCPEAGGWSPWSSWGECSATCGAGMQGRSRACADPAPRCGGSCSPGGARETRVCQGRTPTCPGEEGGRGGGEGGEGKDEGRGEGEGGGAKEGLKAGGGGGGASQSSPSPAVGGGWGAWGPWGNCGGTCEGAGSKPRRSRSRRCDSPPPSTDPPGPACPGNAIDAQPCPALPPCPVDGAWGAWSATAPCPVTCGLGAVTWRRACDAPPPQHRGRPCHGNSVKQGVCGPHGPCPAVPHWGPWGDWTPCERPLWGAQSCEPTVGQQRRTRECVGRKPGGPPCLVEGGVATIQIRACYNIHHCLLAGNWSDWSPWGLCTPPCGASPTRSRIRECQPIYPAYPLTVTPVGSATPVNVTFWGSARPPLPPPGGATPAPGGESAMSARAALPPPGGGLTLLVTSRPLPPGAPPNRPNLPLPPPNKDPATDAAPNSWGGWPP is encoded by the exons ATGGCGCCCATCGGGCTGCTCCTGTCACTGCTCTGCGCTGCGCTGGTGGTGGTCCCTGCTG CCGCCACACCTGTGTGGTGCTTCGCCCAattggaggaggaagggggaggcgGGGCCTGTGCCAACCTACTGGGTGATGAACCCGTCCCATTGGCCGACTGCTGCCTCAACCCCGCCTATGGCTACAAGCACCACCCCCATGGCCACTGCCACACCTGCCG ACAGGGCGCGTGGGGTCCCTGGGGCCCCTGGAGCGGGTGCTCGGTGACCTGCGGGGAGGGGACCGAGCGCCGGGGACGGAGCCGCGACGCCCCGGGGAACGACAGGAGGGCGTGGCAGCTGCGGGCGTGTCACCTCCCCTGCTGTCCCG AGGCGGGGGGCTGGAGCCCGTGGTCGTCGTGGGGCGAGTGTTCGGCAACGTGTGGGGCGGGGATGCAAGGGCGGAGCCGGGCGTGCGCTGACCCCGCCCCTCGCTGCGGggggagctgcagcccaggcGGGGCCCGGGAGACACGGGTGTGTCAGGGCAGGACCCCCACGTGTCCTGgtgaggagggggggaggggcgggggggaagggggggaggggaag GATGAGGGGAGGGGcgagggggaagggggaggtgCAAAAGAGGGTCTGAAGGCTggtgggggcgggggtggggcCTCACagtcctccccctcccccgcagtggggggtgggtggggcgCGTGGGGCCCGTGGGGCAACTGTGGGGGGACCTGCGAGGGGGCGGGGTCCAAGCCGAGGCGGAGCCGAAGCCGTCGCTGTGATTCGCCACCCCCTTCAACGgacccgcccggccccgcctgcCCCGGCAACGCCATCGATGCCCAACCCTGCCCCGCCCTGCCGCCCTGCCCCG TGGATGGTGCATGGGGGGCGTGGTCAGCCACCGCCCCCTGCCCGGTGACGTGCGGGCTGGGCGCGGTCACGTGGCGTCGGGCTTGCGATGCTCCGCCCCCCCAGCACAGGGGGCGGCCTTGTCATGGCAACAGCGTGAAGCAGGGGGTCTGCGGCCCCCACGGGCCCTGCCCAG CTGTGCCGCACTGGGGCCCGTGGGGCGACTGGACCCCCTGCGAGCGGCCGCTGTGGGGCGCGCAGAGCTGCGAGCCCACCGTGGGGCAGCAGAGGCGGACGCGGGAATGTGTGGGGCGCAAGCCGGGGGGCCCCCCCTGCCTCGTGGAGGGGGGGGTCGCCACCATCCAGATTCGCGCCTGCTACAACATCCACCACTGCCTCC TGGCAGGGAACTGGTCAGACTGGAGCCCCTGGGGACTCTGCACCCCCCCGTGTGGGGCCAGCCCCACACGTAGCCGCATCCGGGAGTGCCAGCCCATCTACCCCGCCTATCC gctgaCGGTGACCCCCGTGGGCTCGGCCACCCCTGTCAACGTCACGTTTTGGGGGTCGGCCCGgcccccgctgcccccgccTGGAGGGGCAACTCCTGCGCCTGGAGGAGAGTCGGCCATGTCTGCACGTGctgccctgcccccccccggaGG AGGACTGACGCTCCTGGTGACGTCACGGCCCCTCCCCCCCGGAGCCCCTCCCAACCGCCCGaatctccccctccccccccccaataaagaCCCGGCAACTGACGCGGCCCCGAATTCTTGGGGGGGGTGGCCGCCATGA